A window from Toxoplasma gondii ME49 chromosome IX, whole genome shotgun sequence encodes these proteins:
- the RPL10 gene encoding ribosomal protein RPL10 (encoded by transcript TGME49_288720), with the protein MGRRPARCYRYCKNKPYPKSRFCRGVPDAKIRIYDAGRKRADVDEFPGVAHLVSDEYEQISSEALEAARVCANKYMIKNCGKDNFHLRIRVHPFHVLRINKMLSCAGADRLQTGMRGAFGKPMGLVARVDIGQILMSIRTRESNVATAVTALRRAAFKFPGRQKVFVSNKWGFTKFTKVEYKKWQAEGRIVSDGVGAKWISTKGPLANTFPSAADITLPVA; encoded by the exons ATGGGGCGCCGTCCTGCGCGATGCTACCGGTACTGCAAGAACAAGCCGTACCCTAAATCTCGTTTCTGTCGCGGAGTCCCCGACGCGAAAATCCGAATCTACGATGCAGGTCGCAAGAGGGCAGACGTCGACGAGTTCCCGGGGGTCGCCCACCTCGTCTCCGACGAGTACGAACAGATTTCTTCTGAGGCGCTCGAGGCGGCCCGCGTTTGCGCGAACAAG TACATGATCAAGAACTGCGGTAAAGACAACTTCCACCTCCGCATTCGCGTCCACCCCTTCCACGTTCTCCGCATCAATAAAATGCTTTCTTGCGCcg gTGCTGATAGACTTCAGACCGGTATGCGTGGTGCGTTCGGAAAGCCGATGGGTCTCGTCGCTCGCGTTGACATTGGCCAGATCTTGATGTCCATCCGGACGCGA GAGTCGAACGTCGCGACCGCCGTGACGGCGCTGCGTCGCGCTGCGTTCAAGTTCCCGGGGCGCCAAAAGGTCTTCGTCTCCAACAAGTGGGGATTCACAAAGTTCACGAAAGTCGAGTACAAGAAATGGCAAGCTGAGGGCCGGATCGTCTCCGACGGCGTCGGCGCCAAGTGGATCTCCACCAAGGGTCCGCTGGCAAACACCTTCCCGAGCGCTGCAGACATCACGCTGCCCGTCGCCTAA
- a CDS encoding hypothetical protein (encoded by transcript TGME49_288730) gives MERETRPKRRLCWRPSLEDEEGGGHERESEGSEMRNAARNKGPDDTEVREQGREEDTESADEVEVTAVVLPLATVLRSSLESLAAERASPPSFRSCVRTSVCSGVIDETEERQSSSGRACSKWTAVGEEARRGERAKEVAEEDLEREKKRQRGGAEQATNVEEPDAERGEATEMRGSRKRNKGQGVAQGEIKEREEDAETDLFISSSDTECDEFRKQEGVSSSSFANPENHESCSSSPSPALPPSSSALPSPPSASSSALARPSASSSSSSFPSSASTSSLSSFAPSSSSFRASSSSSRSASAAPGGRPPATGDLTDFVVEKLQLLASKYEEHGEVWRAMSFRVASGVLRQCSGAAFRAAEQARRRAVQNSSSAALQQTQLAPASPTGKRSEIASGCDSSACDASSSHLASPPSSSPSASPAASPSFSSAVASSRSPLSSSARARLRREGITRENYALLKHEPGIGASIFQTVEELILTGTTRRLQLLLHGERSAAREELQSVWGVGFHTAEKLIALDVCSVSDLRRVVAKFLSPPQQLSNRTPGPEAAESADAIRADAGEAREMGVTASEKKTETDESASRRQTLLHSLFDAEHVDTYLETGKAGGRGRKPLRRWAKVAETPERGVHTPQRGVQTPEQLPGEGPGEDGAARPRISSFFRGAKEGDDPMEERRQQEAARLLSRPQLIGLKHVEAFRKRIPREEVAAVAAFVRRELGLDSIEDKATESPGGRWQEATNVVVRKRTKREQREDEEGRKGETAKEVKKGAVETADDGSCSWTDGLVGMDVCGSYRRGKAECGDIDILLIRRDDVPEGLLQHVVARLTSCGLLVDHLLLNAAANSHFDTAGRSARAQGERSKERSVASERRGRKLSEEDKEAASKMRSSRHSGAELYCGVCVWPPWPTDGNASSSDPVCRAESTSKFIQSDPARTRCFTSPAPRSSTGACVCGRRTVASCSTTQAAIREAWGRRPSRGESLRGKSKTTRVGRSRPRTSRRRRPVTTLRGNAVGRTQRKVRRNAWERQTQETRRRLRETLRKRRRRRETLRRRRRRRETLRRRRRRRETLRRRRRRRETLRRRRRRRETLRRRRRRRETLRKKSRREGKSKADFHAGSGAS, from the exons atggagagggagacgcggccgaagaggagactgTGTTGGCGGCCGTCGcttgaagacgaggagggcgGCGGACATGAGCGCGAAAGTGAAGGGAGTGAGATGAGGAACGCAGCAAGGAACAAAGGCCCAGACGACACAGAAGTGAGAGAacaaggacgagaagaagataCAGAGAGCGCCGATGAAGTTGAGGTGACCGCTGTCGTGCTCCCTTTGGCGACGGTGCTCCGATCGAGTCTGGAATCTCTGGCCGCCGaacgcgcgtctcctccttctttccggTCGTGCGTCCGGACGTCTGTCTGCTCGGGTGTCATcgacgaaacagaggagaggcagagcagTTCTGGCAGGGCATGCAGCAAGTGGACGGCAGTCGGGGAGGAAGCGcgtcgaggcgagagagcgaaggaggtCGCGGAGGAAgacctcgagagagagaagaagagacagagaggaggagccGAGCAAGCGACAAATGTTGAGGAGCCGGATgcggaaagaggagaagcaacagaaaTGAGAGGATCGCGAAAGCGGAACAAAGGACAAGGTGTGGCGCAAGGAGAAATtaaagagcgagaggaggacgcCGAAACAGATCTTTTCATTTCCTCTTCGGATACCGAATGCGATGAATTCAGGAAGCAAGAAGgagtgtcttcttcctctttcgctaACCCTGAGAATCACGagtcctgttcttcctctccttctcctgcgttgcctccatcttcttctgccttgccgtctcctccttctgcttcctcttctgctctcgctcggccctccgcgtcttcctcttcttcctcttttccttcgtcaGCCTCTacctcttccctctcttcctttgctccgtcctcttcgtcttttcgcgcttcctcctcttcttctcgctctgcgtctgcggctCCTGGCGGCCGGCCGCCGGCTACGGGCGACCTCACTGACTTCGTGgtggagaagctgcagctgctggcgAGCAAGTACGAAGAGCATGGCGAGGTGTGGAGGGCGATGAGCTTCCGGGTGGCCTCCGGCGTCCTTCGTCAGTGCAGCGGCGCGGCCTTCCGAGCTGCCgagcaggcgaggagaagagcggtgCAGAATTCGTCTTCGGCTGCACTCCAACAGACTCAACTTGCGCCCGCTTCGCCCACAGGGAAGAGATCGGAAATCGCATCTGGTTGCGACAGCTCCGCGTGTGACGCTTCATCGTCTCACTTGgcctctccgccttcttcctctccatctgcctctcctgctgcctcgccttctttctcatctgctgtcgcttcctctcgttctcccttgtcttcgtctgctcgAGCACGCTTGCGCCGCGAAGGGATCACGCGGGAGAACTACGCGTTGTTGAAGCACGAGCCTGGCATCGGCGCTTCGATTTTCCAGACGGTCGAGGAGCTGATTTTGACAGGAACGACCCGccggctgcagctgctgctccaCGGCGAGCGTTCGGCTGCCCGAGAGGAGTTGCAAAGCGTCTGGGGCGTTGGTTTTCACACGGCGGAGAAGCTGATTGCCTTGGATGTATGCTCAGTTTCAGATCTGCGCCGGGTCGTAGCGAAGTTCCTCAGCCCTCCGCAGCAGCTCAGCAACAGGACGCCGGGACCCGAGGCCGCAGAGTCGGCAGATGCAATTCGTGCGGACGCAGGTGAAGCGCGAGAGATGGGAGTCACagcgagcgagaaaaaaacagaaaccgACGAATCTGCAAgccggagacagacgctCCTGCACAGCCTTTTTGACGCAGAACACGTCGATACCTATTTGGAAACGGGCAAGGCTGGGggacgcgggagaaagcCGCTGAGGCGCTGGGCGAAAGTCGCCGAGACACCCGAgcgaggtgtacatacaccccagcGAGGTGTGCAGACGCCGGAGCAGCTTCCAGGCGAGGGACCGGGTGAAGATGGCGCGGCGCGCCCGCGcatttcctctttttttcgggGAGCGAAAGAGGGCGACGACCCGatggaagaaaggagacagcaagaggCAGCGCGGCTGCTCTCCAGGCCACAGCTCATCGGTCTCAAGCATGTCGAGGCCTTCCGGAAGCGGATTCCGCGGGAGGAGGTCGCGGCAGTCGCCGCCTTCGTTCGGCGAGAGCTGGGCCTTGATTCCATCGAGGacaaagcgacagaaagtCCCGGTGGTCGGTGGCAAGAGGCAACGAACGTGGTGGTccggaagcgaacgaagcgcgaacagagagaggacgaagaagggaggaaaggcgagacagcgaaggaggtgaagaagggTGCAGTCGAGACAGCTGACGATGGTTCATGCTCCTGGACGGATGGATTGGTGGGGATGGATGTGTGCGGCAGCTATCGGCGAGGCAAGGCCGAATGTGGAGATATCGACATTCTCCTCATTCGTCGAGACGACGTTCCCGAGGGGTTGTTGCAACA CGTCGTCGCCCGCCTGACGTCGTGCGGCCTTCTCGTCGACCATCTGCTGCTTAACGCAGCTGCAAATTCTCACTTTGACACTGCAGGCCGGAGCGCCAGAGCTCAAGGCGAACGCTCCAAAGAACGCTCTGTGGCCTCGGAGCGGCGAGGTCGAAAGTTGTCTGAAGAGGACAAAGAGGCTGCGTCCAAGATGCGCTCTTCGCGACACTCAGGCGCCGAACTGTACTgcggtgtctgtgtctgGCCTCCCTGGCCTACGGACGGAAACGCGA GTTCGTCGGACCCCGTCTGTCGCGCCGAATCGACATCAAAATTTATCCAGAGCGATCCCGCGCGTACGCGCTGCTTTACTTCACCGGCGCCGCGCAGTTCAACCGGAGCATGCGTTTGTGGGCGAAGAACTGTTGCCTCCTGCTCGACGACACAGGCTGCTATCCGAGAGGCCTGGGGACGGAGGCCCTCCAGAGGCGAAAGTCTTCGAGGAAAGTCCAAGACGACCCGAGTTGGGCGCTCTCGCCCACGCACGAGTCGCCGGAGGAGACCAGTGACGACACTGAGGGGGAACGCAGTGggaaggacgcagagaaaggtTCGCCGGAATGCGTGGGAGCGCCAAACACAGGAAACGCGGAGGCGGCTGAGAGAGACGTTGCGAAaaaggaggcggcggagagagacgctgcgaaggaggaggcggcggagagagacgctgcgaaggaggaggcggcggagagagacgctgcgaaggaggaggcggcggagagagacgctgcgaaggaggaggcggcggagagagacgctgcgaaggaggaggcggcggagagagacgctgcgaAAGAAGAGTCGACGGGAGGGGAAGAGCAAGGCGGATTTTCACGCCGGCTCGGGAGCCTCATAG
- a CDS encoding L-asparaginase, putative (encoded by transcript TGME49_288740), translated as MNPAHSIEPSAESGGAQPSDSVLASGAGAASLSTPVLRACSSAPHLTESRLPGSLQLVNGRHERLPANFGSVSQRMTVNDHTVVCLSADITPLHLSAAVTDCGLDMQEIKSKRTNTQNSLDFEGAALHISPAAAPVVAPGADTSGDKQLHHLSEATDAAVASFPANASEKPAGSAAASPSGGTTGPVSRFDGAVIKPVPGSDTGKVHAEADNSMHAPGSRAHLLGDPVALSAGTGVFAPATDPSVATAATLLSSSSPGTSGVTTTLLPQKPLILIIITGGTICMDYGGELSSMRPTRLAQRLQDLPEMRDPNLPYFDVLEWDTLVDSSEIGLPQWRLLAQQIHNFYGDYDGFVVLHGTDTMAYTAAALSFMLENLGKPVVMTGAMLPMMHISTDAKRNLAVSMMMAGYSQLTELVVIFGSRVLRGTRVSKVDCSRIDAFESPNFPALGCVGVDVVLHDELLLKPPVRGFRIFTQFCLNVAVVPITPFLPVDRLKRVFEDPKRPLAVVLQLYGSGTAPSTKELLDTIKAAIENGINIVATTQCRRGSANLLAYESGVWLSNLGVINGKDLTLEACVAKLAYLMGKGYTGAPLKDLMESDIRGELTESPNKVSGVSNVLDVAEVQGDRSKSCVRDEKREMFAQSPSQGGNEEKLVSQNLGACTLYRHRPRELAEA; from the exons ATGAATCCTGCTCATTCTATCGAGccttctgcagagagcggCGGCGCCCAGCCGTCTGACTCTGTGCTGGCTTCCGGAGCTGGCGCCGCCTCCTTGAGCACCCCCGTTTTGCGTGCGTGCTCATCTGCGCCGCATCTCACCGAGAGTCGCCTTCCTGGTAGTCTTCAGCTGGTGAACGGTCGACACGAGAGGCTGCCCGCCAATTTTGGCTCGGTCTCGCAGCGGATGACTGTGAACGACCACACAGTCGTGTGCCTTTCTGCAGACATCACCCCGCTGCACCTGAGCGCTGCTGTGACCGACTGCGGGCTGGACATGCAAGAAATTAAGTCGAAACGCACCAATACGCAGAATTCGCTCGACTTCGAGGGTGCCGCGTTGCACATCTCGCCGGCCGCAGCTCCTGTTGTGGCTCCAGGTGCCGATACATCCGGCGACAAGCAGCTGCACCATCTGTCGGAAGCGACCGATGCAGCAGTTGCCTCGTTTCCGGCGAACGCTTCTGAAAAGCCAGCGGGTTCGGCTGCAGCGAGTCCGTCAGGTGGGACGACTGGACCGGTCTCGCGTTTTGACGGCGCGGTTATAAAGCCCGTCCCCGGCAGCGACACTGGCAAGGTGCACGCAGAAGCCGATAactcgatgcatgcgccgggAAGCCGCGCTCACCTGCTTGGCGACCCGGTCGCCTTGTCCGCGGGCACTGGCGTCTTTGCGCCGGCGACCGATCCGAGTGTCGCGACCGCCGCGACGCttttgtcttcgtcgtctccggGGACTTCGGGTGTGACGACGACGTTGCTCCCGCAGAAGCCGCTGATTCTGATCATTATCACGGGCGGGACGATCTGCATGGACTACGGCGGCGAGTTGTCTTCGATGCGGCCGACACGGCTCGCGCAGCGTCTGCAGGACTTGCCTGAAATGCGGGATCCGAACTTGCCGtacttcgacgtgctcgAGTGGGATACACTGGTCGACAGCAGCGAAATCGGCCTACCGCAGTGGCGGCTCCTGGCGCAGCAGATCCACAATTTTTACGGCGACTATGACGGCTTCGTGGTTCTCCACGGGACAGACACCATGGCATATACAGCCGCCGCACTCTCGTTCATGCTCGAAAACCTGGGAAAGCCAGTGGTGATGACGGGTGCGATGCTGCCGATGATGCATATCTCCACGGACGCGAAGCGAAACCTCGCGGTCTCTATGATGATGGCCGGCTACTCGCAACTCACCGAACTGGTGGTGATCTTTGGCTCCCGCGTGCTGCGCGGCACCCGCGTTAGCAAAGTCGACTGCTCCCGGATCGACGCCTTCGAGTCGCCGAACTTCCCTGCCCTTGGATGCGTCGGCGTCGACGTCGTCCTCCACGACGAACTCCTCCTCAAACCACCCGTCCGCGGATTCCGCATCTTCACCCAGTTCTGCCTGAACGTCGCCGTCGTCCCCATCACGCCGTTCCTCCCGGTCGACCGACTGAAGCGCGTGTTCGAAGATCCGAAACGCCCCCTCGCCGTCGTCCTCCAGCTCTACGGCTCCGGCACCGCGCCCAGCACCAAGGAACTCCTCGACACCATTAAGGCCGCGATCGAAAACGGAATCAACATCGTCGCCACGACCCAGTGCCGACGCGGCTCGGCCAACCTCCTCGCCTACGAAAGCGGCGTCTGGCTTTCCAACCTCGGGGTCATCAACGGGAAGGACTTAACCCTCGAAGCGTGCGTCGCCAAACTCGCGTACCTCATGG GGAAAGGCTACACAGGGGCGCCACTGAAAGACTTGATGGAATCGGACATCCGCGGCGAACTGACGGAGTCGCCGAACAAAGTCAGTGGCGTGAGCAACGTGCTGGATGTAGCCGAGGTGCAGGGCGACCGATCAAAGAGCTGCGTCCGGgacgagaagcgcgagatGTTTGCCCAGTCCCCGTCGCAGggcggaaacgaagagaagctcgTCTCTCAGAACCTAGGAGCATGCACACTCTACCGGCACCGGCCGAGAGAACTCGCCGAGGCGTAG
- a CDS encoding ubiquinol-cytochrome c reductase (encoded by transcript TGME49_288750): MAQFHREIGKLFASYSNKITANSPVQYVPSPPTKGKVRRALSSALMPVWFKFFRGPLDRWNLAVMAKYLRDHGLMYDDLYSDKEPVFARALELLPPDIQAARFRRLMRGTYLNHLRLYLPVHEQNYDPFIPYMAPYVEEAKFQLQEEEELLGYHMWEGVWYSGGVTGFGDKEPGEHFLVALPNLYGAGGSPMQAGGKHFSSHAASAARARLATLAQKRLEEAMQQRERQSVSQN; encoded by the exons ATGGCGCAGTTCCACAGAGAAATCGGCAAGCTGTTTGCCTCCTACTCGAATAAAATCACCGCCAACAGCCCCGTCCAGTATGTCCCTTCTCCGCCGACAAAGGGCAAAGTGAGACGCGCTCTCAGCTCGGCGCTGATGCCCGTCTGGTTCAAGTTCTTCCGGGGACCTCTGGATCGGTGGAACCTTGCCGTCATGGCCAAGTACCTCCGCGACCACG GTCTGATGTATGACGACCTCTACAGCGACAAGGAGCCAGTGTTCGCTCGCGCTTTGGAGCTGCTCCCCCCCGATATTCAGGCTGCTCGCTTCCGTCGCCTTATGCGCGGAACCTACCTGAATCACCTGCGTCTGTACCTCCCGGTCCACG AGCAAAACTACGACCCCTTCATCCCGTACATGGCTCCCTATGTGGAGGAGGCAAAGTTCCAGttgcaagaagaagaagaactgctCGGCTACCACATGTGGGAAGGCGTATGGTACTCCG GCGGTGTCACTGGTTTCGGAGACAAGGAACCTGGCGAGCACTTCCTCGTTGCGCTGCCGAACTTGTACGGAGCCGGAGGTAGCCCCATGCAGGCTGGCGGCAAGCACTTTTCGTCTCACGCCGCCTCCGCTGCTCGCGCGCGGCTAGCCACTCTTGCGCAGAAGAGGCTAGAGGAAGCGATGCAacaaagagagcgacagTCTGTGTCTCAGAACTAA